The Meleagris gallopavo isolate NT-WF06-2002-E0010 breed Aviagen turkey brand Nicholas breeding stock unplaced genomic scaffold, Turkey_5.1 ChrUn_random_7180001949556, whole genome shotgun sequence genome includes the window CCGACCCTCACCGGGCGAGAAGAGCGCGACGGCCTTCAGGCAGGCGTATTCGGCCGCATCCACGTGCAGCGccttcagcctctccacctGCTCCTGCAGGACTCGGATGTGATCCATGAAGGCGACGACGCGCTCCGCGGCCATGGGCGCAGCGTGCAGCCCGGCGGCGGCCAGCAGCGGCGCGGCGTGGAGCGGCATGGAGCACTGAGCCGCGTTCAGCACGAAGAGCTCGCTCCAACCCACGCGCAGCAAGGCGACCTGGTCCGAGAGCTGCAAATCCGGGAAGAACGGGATGCCTTTGGCCCATTCGATGGCGCTGAACAGGAGGCGGGCGGCCAGCTCGCAGACGCTGTCGATGCCCGGCACCCCGCCGGGCTGCAGGCACTGGGTGCTGCAGCGGGTCGGGGGGTAAGGCTCGGCTcgcagcagcagggagatgaaGGTGCTCAGGGAGCCGGGAGCGCCGGATGGGGTCCCCCCGGGGGTCGGGGGGGTACAGAACCGTGCTGCTCGGAGTGGGAGCCGTGCGGCCCCGCTGCACCGCTGTGGGGGGAGAGGGGTCAAtgctgggggggaggggggctgAGACCCTCGTGGTGGGGGAAAGTGGGGGGTGAGGTAATGGGAAATGGGGTGAGGTGTGGGGGGTGAGCAATGGGAATGGGGTGCGCCAATGGGATGGGGTGAAGAAAGAGGAATGGGGTGCTCCAATGGGATGGGGTGAAAGGGGAGGACTGGGGTGAAAAGGGAGGAATGGGGTGGAGCAATGGGATGGGGTGGAGCAATGGGAATGGGGTGGAGCAATGGGAATGGGGTGCTCCAATGGGAATGGGATGAAGAGAGAGGAATGGGGTGCTCCAATGGGTTGGGGTGAAAAGGGAGGACTGGGGTGAAAAGGGAGGAATGGTGTGCTCCAGTGGGAATGGGGTGCTCCAATGGCATGAGGTGGAGCAATGGGAATGGGGTGCTCCAATGGGAATGGGGTGCTCCAATGGGTTGGGGTGAAAAGGGAGGACTGGGGTGCTCCAATGGGATGGGGTGGAGCAATGGGAATGGGGTGAAAAGGGAGGAATGGGGTGGAGCAATGGGAATGGGGTGAAAAGGGAGGAATGGGGTGCTCCAATGGGAATGGGGTGCTCCAATGGGATGAGGTGGAACAATGGGAATGGGATGAAGAGGGAGGAATGGGGTGGAGCAATGGGAATGGGGTGAAGAGAGAGGAATGGGGTGCTCCAATGGGCTGGGATGTGGGGCGGTGATGGGAATGGAGTAGAGCAATGGAAATGGGGTGGAGGAAGGGGAATAAGGTGGGACAATGGGAATGGGGTGAAAAGATGGGAATGGGGTGCAGCAATGGGAATGGGGCAGAACAATGGGAATGGGATGCAGCGATGGGATGCAGCGATCATTTGGAGTGTGGAAAAGAATGGGGTGCATTGATGGCAATAGGATGCAGCGATGGGAATGGGgggttctgaaaaaaaatggagtgtGCTGGTGGGAAATGGGGTGCAGGAGGGGGAATGGGGTGCAGCGATGGGACGGGGCTGCAGGGGGGGCACAGCGCACGCAGGGAGCCCCGGGGGGtgccaaaaaaccccacacagcATTTGGGATCGTCCCCCCTTCTTGTAAGGATGCTGTGCTGATGGGGTCCCCGAGGTGACAGCAGATGGGGGGGAGTGCCCCCAAAAGTGACAGCAGtcagtggggggggggggtgcACAGGAGCATCCCTCCACCCTCTGAGGTTTTTGGGATTCAAACCCCAATGGGGGTCACCGCACCTCCTTGTCGCCCCCCACCACCCCGCACTGTGGGGTCAGGAGGGCAGTAAGTTCATCCCCAGGTTTATCCTAACAGCTCCTGGCAGCCCCGATGCCATCCAGCATTTGGGACAACCCTTACGTTCACCTCCACCTGCCCCACTGCAGACCTGCCAGCACCCCAGTTCCCACTGTGGCACCAAAAATCCCAAATCCCGTCTGCAtcaccccaaatccccattGCATCAATAACAACCCCGAATCCCTTTTGCatcaccccaaatccccactgcagcaccagcGAACCCTAAGCCTTTTGGCATCACCCCATATCCACACTGCAGCACCAAAAATCCCAAATCCTCTTTGCAGTCTGTTTTTTGATGGGGGGGTTGGGGAAATAAAGAATTGGGGTCGGGTTTGAGCTCTTTTAGGGATCAagctgctgcagtggcacaAAGGGGGATGGGTGCCCTGACCctgaaaaaacaaagacaaaaatccCATATGGGATAAGTGCCCAACACTGcatggccccatccatcccagtGCCGGCGGCACCATGTGGGGACAAAGACCCCAATGAGCCCAAATCCAAACCCCAAATCCAAACCCCAAAGAAAGAGCCCAaatcccaatgaccccaaaccccaaagaAAGAGTTCAAACCCCAAAGGAGGAGTCAGAACCCCAGTGATGCCAATCGCAAACCCCAAGGAATCCAACCCCCCCCAAAATGCCCAAACCCCAAAGAAAGAAGCCAAATCCCAACAACCCCAAGTCCCAAAGAAAGTGCCCCAACCCCAACAACCCTAAACCTCAACGACCCAAACTGGACCCCAAAACTGGACCCCAAAGAAAGAGCCTAAACCCCAATGACCCTGAACTCCAAAGAAACAGCTCAAACCCCAATGATCCCAAATCCTAAAAAAGTACCTAAACACCAATGACCCCAAACCCAATGACTCCAAACCCCAGAGTCCAAACCCCAAAGACTCCAaaccccagtgaccccaaagaGACTCTCCAAAGAGTTCAAACTCCA containing:
- the LOC104916855 gene encoding COUP transcription factor 2-like, encoding RCSGAARLPLRAARFCTPPTPGGTPSGAPGSLSTFISLLLRAEPYPPTRCSTQCLQPGGVPGIDSVCELAARLLFSAIEWAKGIPFFPDLQLSDQVALLRVGWSELFVLNAAQCSMPLHAAPLLAAAGLHAAPMAAERVVAFMDHIRVLQEQVERLKALHVDAAEYACLKAVALFSP